The Phycisphaeraceae bacterium genome segment TGGTGGATCCGTCGCCGAAGAGGGTGATGGGCTGGCCCTTCCGCATCCGCCGCATGAAGGTGGCGATGGCCAGGTCAGGCCGCTGCCCCGGTCCGTAGACCGTGAAGAAGCGCAGGCACGCCGCGCGCAGGTTGAACAGGTGCGCGTAGGTGTGCATGAGCAGTTCGCCCGCCTTCTTGGTGGCGGCGTAGGGGCTGATGGGGTGATCGACCGGATCATCCTCGGCGAAGGGCGTCTTGGGGTTATTCCCGTACACGCTGGAACTGGAAGCGAACACGATGGCGCCGCAACCCGCGGTGCGAGCCGCATCCAGCACGGACACCAGGCCGTTGACGTTGACGTCGGCGTAGCGGTGTGGCTGTTCGATGGACGGCCGCACGCCCGCCAGCGCGGCGAGGTGATAAAGGCGCCGGGGTCGATGCGTCGCCATGAGGTGGAACATGGCGTCCCGGTCGCGGATGTCGGCTTCGACGAAGTGGAACCCGTCGCGGGCGATCTCGCGGAGCCGGCGCTCCTTCAGGTCGCGTGGATAGAACGGATCGAAGTTGTCCACGCCGACCACACGCTCGCCACGCCGCAGCAAAGCGGCAGCCAAGTGCGAGCCGATGAAACCGGCGACGCCCGTGATGAGAGAGACCGACGAGGGCATGGAGTGGTCAGGAAGATCGACTCGGTCGGACGATCAGTCGTCGATGATCTCCCAGACCCGCTTGTAGACGGCCTGGCCTGACTCACCGTCCATGGGAGAAATGGGGAGCATGCGGTAGAGCACCTGCCGGTCGTCAAACCGCCAGAAGACCGATCCGTCGCCCATGAGCGAGTTGAAGCCGTTGCGGTGGTTGAAATCGCGCCGGGTGCGCATGCCGTCCACCACGAAGACGCGATAGGCGTCACGATCAAAGTTCATCGCTCGCATGCGGTCGAAGGGATCGACGTCGCCGCGATAGTGGTAGTTGCCGTAGATGATGTCGTCGAGCGTCTCCCACTCGTTGCGGTATCGCTCGAAGTGGTGATCGCCCCGGTGTGCGGGGCAGTAGAAGATGTTCGGCACGTCCACGTACTTGTAGGCGTACAGCAGCCCCAGCCCGTCAAACCCTGAATCGTCGATCTGCAGCGAGTAGGGGCCCAGCATGAAGCGATCGACGTTTCCGTGGCCGATGTGGACGGCCATCATCTCCTGCATGAGGCCCGGCTCGGGCAGATGCACGAACGCGCTGTACGGCAGGCGCCGGTCGCGGTCGGTGGAGTACATCATCATGCCCATGCCCAACTGTCGCATGTTCGAGGCGCTGATGACGCGCTCGGTGTGCTCACGCAGCCCCTGAAGGGCGGGCATGAGAATGGCCGTCATGATGAGCGTAACCGAAATGACGACAACGAGTTCGATGAGACTGAAGGCGCGACGACACCCGGAGCGCAATGCGCCATGCTCCACCCGGGTCATGCTCTTCGGCTCACGTCCCGACATCGACCCACACCCCGTTCCTGCGATATGCACCTGCGACCAACCCCGGCCCACCCCGACTTCCCCCACATCCCTTGATCCTACCACGAGAAGGCAGGGAAGGGTTGCTTGAAACCTGATTCCCCGGGTTCCGTTGCCTTGGATGCGTATCCACGGCGCCAGTTCCGGTCGTCAGGCGGCTCTCAGACCTTGGCATCATACCAGAGTCAAGGGGTCCGTGGCGGAAAAAATCCATTCTTGTCCGCCATCCGCTATACTACCAACATCCTGTCAAGCTGGGTTGTTCGCCCGTCTGTGTGGAAAACAGCCCGGTGGAGCGGCAACCGATGCCCCGGCCCTTCCGAATAGATGATTCGAGGAACCCCGACGCCGTTGAGCAGGGGGACTGGACCCTCATGCAGCGCGTCGCGGAAGGCGACGAGCGGGCCATTGAGGCCCTGTATGACCGGTTCGGCTCCCTCGTGTTCAAGGCGGCGAGGCAGGTGCTTCCCTCGGTCGCGGAGGCCGAGGATGCGGTTCAGGAGGTGTTTGTCCGGCTCTGGCAGTCAGCCGACCGGTTTGATCCGCGCCGGGCGCGGCTGGTGACGTGGGTGATGCTCATCGCCAGGCGTCACCTGATCGATCGTCTCAGGCGTCGGGCCGTCCGACCGACGCCCGGCTCGCTGGAGCAGGAGTGGCAGTCACCGACCGCCGTTCAACCACCGCCGGATCAGGTGCGGGCGACCGACGACCGGAACGCGGAACT includes the following:
- a CDS encoding SDR family NAD(P)-dependent oxidoreductase — its product is MPSSVSLITGVAGFIGSHLAAALLRRGERVVGVDNFDPFYPRDLKERRLREIARDGFHFVEADIRDRDAMFHLMATHRPRRLYHLAALAGVRPSIEQPHRYADVNVNGLVSVLDAARTAGCGAIVFASSSSVYGNNPKTPFAEDDPVDHPISPYAATKKAGELLMHTYAHLFNLRAACLRFFTVYGPGQRPDLAIATFMRRMRKGQPITLFGDGSTSRDYTFIDDIIEGVLRAADRIEQPDCGNYRIWNLGGSAPITLAHLVAAIERVSGLRAVIERKPPQPGDVERTFADLSRSRSELGFEPRTPLAEGLVRQWAWLLDSE
- a CDS encoding type II secretion system protein, with protein sequence MSGREPKSMTRVEHGALRSGCRRAFSLIELVVVISVTLIMTAILMPALQGLREHTERVISASNMRQLGMGMMMYSTDRDRRLPYSAFVHLPEPGLMQEMMAVHIGHGNVDRFMLGPYSLQIDDSGFDGLGLLYAYKYVDVPNIFYCPAHRGDHHFERYRNEWETLDDIIYGNYHYRGDVDPFDRMRAMNFDRDAYRVFVVDGMRTRRDFNHRNGFNSLMGDGSVFWRFDDRQVLYRMLPISPMDGESGQAVYKRVWEIIDD
- a CDS encoding sigma-70 family RNA polymerase sigma factor, yielding MPRPFRIDDSRNPDAVEQGDWTLMQRVAEGDERAIEALYDRFGSLVFKAARQVLPSVAEAEDAVQEVFVRLWQSADRFDPRRARLVTWVMLIARRHLIDRLRRRAVRPTPGSLEQEWQSPTAVQPPPDQVRATDDRNAELRRRIEELPKLQREVIEKAYFQGYTLREISEQMGAPLGTIKSALSRGLARLRETTEADGQTG